AGGCTCGCAATCCTGCAGATTATACCCCACCCATAAAACACACGCCAGACTCATTCGGAAACATGCAGCCCTCGTGTGAAACACACTCCCTCACTTGTGCACTTGCCTCCGCTTAAGCTTGGCTTGGCGCCTCTCTGGCGGGTCGCCCCCTTCTCCGTCACTGCCGGACGAGCCTCTCTCCGTGGGGGAGGGGCCCTTTGCCACATCACCGGGGGTCCCACTGGGTCCTGGCAGGTAGTTAATAATAATCAGACTCAGTTACGCGGCAGACCCCCGCACACGATACGACTTAGTGACCAAAACTAGTATAACCGGAGCGTTAGGCCGGAGCCGGAGCGCGGCGATACCGTGGCGATACCTGCCGAGAGATACGACTCCTCACAAGTCGTCACTTTAAACATTAACGCTACTGGGTTCATGGACTCCTTCCCCTGAAAGCCCTGAAAGGAGACCAATGCCCCAGCAAAACACTGACACCGAGCATGGAAGCCGGCCAATCAGGGAAGGGTGATGAGTAATCAGTCGTGAAGGTTGAGGGAGACAAGGCAGAGAGCTATGCAACAAGGGCAATGAGGTGATGGCCCTAAACCCAAAGTGCCCCAGCCATACCTGGGCCACTTTCCATGTTACTGGAGAATGCAAACCCTGGAGAAGCTGAGGCCTTTCCCGCCCTACAGGACCCACAGCAGTACACTCACCGGGAGAACATGCACCCTCGCCGCGTGAACCTCCTCCTTTGCGAGCGCCTCCATCGCATGGCTCATCGCCAGAGAAACACagcgcccccaccaggccgccgtCTCCCCGTCCCGGGCCCTCCGACTGAAGGTCAAGACGTGTCATCAGATCTGAAATTTCAGCTTCTACCACCTGGCTATTTGTATTTGAAGGGTAACAGGAAGTGGGCTCCAGCCTCACTTCCTGCCCCTCCCTCTGTGTGTTGCGTTCCACACCCTCACAGCTCGCCTCATCCACTGTCCACCCCTGTGAAGCCCAGTAGTGAAACTGGTCCCAGTAGTTGTAATATGTCTCATTGAAGTGCTGCGTCCACGCTTCCTGTCGATCTGGGCAGTGCCAAGGCACCATTAGCTGACCATCGCAATATTCCGGATGTTTCTCCAGCCATGCTGACCAAAGCAGACCCTCCCCCTGGTGAGACCAGTACTCTTCCCAGCCAGCTGCTGACTCGGGACCTTTAGCTCCTGCCTCCAGGAACTCGCAGGTCTCTATCATGTCGCTCATTCCAGCCCCGCCCTCCTCAGACACGCGGCTCAATCCGGCCCCGCCCTCCTCAGACACGCGGCTCAATCCGGCCCCGCCCTCCTCAGACACGCGGCTCATTCCGGCCCCGCCCTCCTCAGACACGCGGCTCATTCCGGCCCCGCCCTCCTCAGACACTTGGCTCAGTCCGGCCCCGCCCTCCTCAGACACGTGGCTCAGTCCGGCCCCGCCCTCCTCAGACACGTGGCTCAGTCCGGCCCCGCCCTCCTCAGACACGTGGCTCTGTCCGGCCCCGGCCTCCTCAGACACGTGGCTCTGTCCGGCCCCGGCCTCCTCAGACACGTGGCTCTGTCCGGCCCCGGCCTCCTCAGACACGTGGCTCTGTCCGGCCCCGGCCTCCTCAGACACGTGGCTCGGTCCGGCCCCGCCCTCCTCAGACACGTGGCTCGGTCCGGCCCCGCCCTCCTCAGACACGTGGCTCTGTCCGGCCCCGCCCTCCTCAGACACGTGGCTCTGTCCGGCCCCGGCCTCCTCAGACACGTGGCTCGGTCCGGCCCCGGCCTCCTCAGACACCTGGCTCTGTCCGGCCCCGCCCTCCTCAGACACCTGGCTCTGTCCGGCCCCGCCCTCCTCAGACACGTGGGTCTGTCCGGCCCCAGCCTCCTCAGACACGTGGGTCTGTCCGGCGCCGGCTTTGTCAGACATGGGGCTCTGATCCTTTTCATTGTCAGACTCAGTCCCCCAGTATTTCTTGGGCTTTGCCCCTTTACAGTGGCCCTTGTTAGTCACCTGGATAAAACAGACAAGAGGAACCAGATTTGAGGGACCATACACATCATCCCTGAACACCATTGCAAATGACAGCTTCAAAACTGTCAAGTAACACAGTAAACCATTCAGTATTCAGGGCCATATACATGTATGTCAAAGAACAAAAAGGGTAATACAGATTCCATATACAGATAAACACTGATGTTCTTTCATTGAAATTACTCTGAAAAGCACACTGTCACTGGGGAGTGCTCCGCTATGAAGTAACACATTATCTGCATGTTCCTAAGTTACGCTTCCCAAGAGTGTTCCTGCCAGTCCCCAAACGCACCCCTCATCGTAACTAAACATCACCACTTTTACAAGCTAACTGACCATTGACTTCTGTGAAGAGGAGCTCCTGAACTCCACAGGAAGTCCCATACTAGCCATAAGGCAGGTCTCCTCATCCCAGTGTTCCTGGGCCTCCACCACAGGCGTCTCGACTTCCAGGTCAAGAGGTCCTGAAGATAGATAAAGTGGCCATGTAATAACACCTTGAGGTACCGGCAAAGTCAGCTACATATCTGTCAGGACCCCTGCTGCGGTTATTCCATAATAGGACCGTGTAAGGCAAAACGTTATGACATCTCGAGCAAAAGACAACTTAACAATAGTATAATTATTGTAGTATCTTGACAATACGGACGTAAAATTTGACTTAATCAATACCAACAGATTTAGAtgttaaattaattaatgacaCGGTAACAACATAATACCGTCACATCCATTGTCAGTGCAGGTCGCGCTGGAACAGGCTGACTTCAAGCCTGCAGATCGGTACAATTCTCGATCTCTGAAAGATTAAGGAAAGAACACACTGTGAATAAACTGTTAGCTGAAGTGACTTTTATTTTAGTAGAAATCACGATGTCAAACCGCATGTTCTTCACCTTTAATAAATCAAAACATAAGAAGGGACAAAGGTAATCATAATATTAAGAAACTACTATAATCAAACAGTTTCGGAGGTGCCCCAGGATATACATGTGGGGTAGTAATATGATGTGATAGAGTAGCTTAAGTTCAACGGTTAGCATTGTTTTGTCAAGTACAACTGCACTACTTCACAAACATGGCTTTTTCACTTACTGTACAAATGCTCTTGAAAGCAAGCAGTGAATCCTTCTATCTTCATTAGAATTTCCGTCGCAGAAAAATATGTCAGCAACCATACTGCAACCGTTACTGAAGGCGTTCGTGCTCCGCATTTAGCTATCAAGCAGCGTCTTGTATAGTAACGCTCTATTTCACTAACTGTACGACCAGACGTTTCTTGGTACTTTTCAAATGGTTCTCACCTACAAGGCAGATAAAGGAAAATAAGATTCCGTTTAAAACATGTGCAATAGCAAGTTTTAGTAAACgcctgtttttattgttttaaattattaattaagTACCACCTACCTAGTAGTGCGGACATCTAAGACGCTCAAAAGCATGCTCTCTAAACTTCCGTTATTTCAGCAACGCTTACGgtagtttgtttttaaaataaaagtccgtcacatttataaaaaacatttatattaagTCAACATCGTAAGTCAACATGTTACGATACTGACAAATAATTCATTTACAACACATCTTGTTAAACTTGAATGGCACAATTTTTGTACCAGGCGAGATATAAACATTGACACACGGACGAGCTGAAGTGACTTTTATTTTAGTAGAAAAATACCGGAAATACAATACCGGAATTAGTGTTGTCACTCGACAGGCGCATTTCTGCGCACGTAACCTGTTTGCAACACGTGATCACAGCGCGTCGACGTAGATGACGCGCGTGGCTGAAGCCGGAAGGTAAATAGTCGCTCGTGAGTCTGCAGCGCGGCTGTTATTTGCGGCGCTGCTGCTGGTGTGGCGAATGTGGGGGAATGTCTGCTTCGACAGCTTCGAGGACTGCTACGGTTGCGTGATTGTTAAAGGTAACAGAAGCACCCAGCAGCGGCGTCTTATGTGTTTGGGGGTAGTATATAAATCTGATTTCTTTTGGTAGCCACTGCGCTGAACCCAGTACAGAAGTGTCTGCCGATGCAACTGGTAGAATTATTTGGTTGCTTCATAGCTGGTGCAAATTATGTCTGATTGTTTGTTATGTAATCGGTTCTGTTGTGTCAAACAATCACGATAATTTACTTTTTCTGCATGCGTTTACTACTTTATGCGCTTTCT
The Paramormyrops kingsleyae isolate MSU_618 chromosome 4, PKINGS_0.4, whole genome shotgun sequence genome window above contains:
- the tgs1 gene encoding trimethylguanosine synthase; protein product: MRSTNAFSNGCSMVADIFFCDGNSNEDRRIHCLLSRAFVQDRELYRSAGLKSACSSATCTDNGCDGPLDLEVETPVVEAQEHWDEETCLMASMGLPVEFRSSSSQKSMVTNKGHCKGAKPKKYWGTESDNEKDQSPMSDKAGAGQTHVSEEAGAGQTHVSEEGGAGQSQVSEEGGAGQSQVSEEAGAGPSHVSEEAGAGQSHVSEEGGAGQSHVSEEGGAGPSHVSEEGGAGPSHVSEEAGAGQSHVSEEAGAGQSHVSEEAGAGQSHVSEEAGAGQSHVSEEGGAGLSHVSEEGGAGLSHVSEEGGAGLSQVSEEGGAGMSRVSEEGGAGMSRVSEEGGAGLSRVSEEGGAGLSRVSEEGGAGMSDMIETCEFLEAGAKGPESAAGWEEYWSHQGEGLLWSAWLEKHPEYCDGQLMVPWHCPDRQEAWTQHFNETYYNYWDQFHYWASQGWTVDEASCEGVERNTQREGQEVRLEPTSCYPSNTNSQVVEAEISDLMTRLDLQSEGPGRGDGGLVGALCFSGDEPCDGGARKGGGSRGEGACSPGPSGTPGDVAKGPSPTERGSSGSDGEGGDPPERRQAKLKRSHELDAEELAVLSVNDAWEKLGLRCGQNSRFDRVLKLKRGHADRLQRRRGAKSRPAGGGVAPGSKHVFFTEDGDIITPGGGKTLQKVRVSFPEWAPSGTGVKRNEGCGWCCC